A genomic window from Pseudomonadales bacterium includes:
- a CDS encoding helicase HerA-like domain-containing protein, with product MTAQRQTSILIGADADRHRVSHLLGMSNRHGLVAGATGTGKTVTLQVLAEGFSRAGVPVFAVDVKGDLSGIAAAGNPHPEIDRRLGLIDIPGYQQRGCPTVMWDIYGEQGHPVRTTISEMGPLILGNLLTLNDTQSGILHAAFSIADDEGLLLLDIKDLRSLLNWMSENSKDLRARYGNISSASVGAIARSLLVLEEQGADRFFGEPALDLRDLMRVDFSGQGVVNLLRGDRLLRESPKVYAAFLLWLLSELFEDLPELGDPEKPGLVLFFDEAHLLFDDAPKALLDKIEQVVRLIRSKGVGVYFVTQSPLDLPQDVLGQLGLKVEHALRAFTPKDRRTIRAVAESFRSDGDMDVAAVLSELERGEALVSSLDSRGAPVPVSRTLIRPPESRIGPLSEEERSQLVLRSPVGGRYDEAVDRESAHEKLLERARQRAMDTEQELAEARRQKDAAPRSAAKTSNRQSVGEALMKSVARSVGSSLGRRLVRGLLGSLLK from the coding sequence GTGACCGCACAACGACAGACGTCGATTCTCATCGGGGCCGATGCGGACCGGCACAGGGTTTCCCATCTGCTCGGAATGAGCAATCGTCATGGCCTGGTCGCCGGAGCAACGGGGACTGGCAAGACGGTGACGCTGCAGGTGCTCGCGGAAGGGTTCTCGCGTGCCGGTGTGCCGGTTTTCGCCGTCGATGTGAAAGGCGACCTGTCCGGCATCGCAGCCGCTGGAAATCCCCACCCTGAAATCGACAGACGCCTGGGCCTCATCGACATCCCCGGCTATCAGCAGCGCGGCTGCCCCACCGTTATGTGGGACATCTACGGCGAACAGGGGCACCCGGTGCGAACCACCATTTCAGAAATGGGCCCGCTCATCCTCGGCAATCTGCTGACCCTGAACGACACCCAGTCCGGGATCCTGCATGCCGCATTCAGCATCGCAGACGACGAAGGCCTGCTGCTGCTGGACATCAAGGATCTCAGATCACTGCTGAACTGGATGAGCGAAAACTCGAAAGACCTCAGAGCCCGCTATGGGAACATCTCGAGCGCATCCGTGGGCGCTATCGCGCGCAGCCTGCTGGTCCTTGAAGAACAGGGGGCAGATCGCTTCTTCGGTGAGCCCGCCCTGGATCTTCGCGATCTCATGCGCGTGGATTTCTCCGGGCAGGGGGTGGTCAATCTGTTGCGGGGTGACCGGCTGCTCAGAGAATCCCCCAAGGTGTACGCCGCCTTCCTGCTGTGGCTGCTCTCTGAGCTTTTCGAAGACCTCCCCGAACTCGGGGATCCTGAGAAACCCGGCCTTGTTCTGTTCTTCGATGAAGCGCATCTGCTGTTCGATGACGCTCCAAAGGCGCTGCTCGACAAGATCGAACAGGTGGTTCGCCTGATCCGCTCCAAAGGTGTGGGTGTGTATTTCGTGACCCAGAGTCCCCTCGATCTGCCCCAGGACGTACTCGGCCAGCTGGGGCTCAAGGTGGAGCACGCCTTGCGGGCATTCACCCCGAAAGATCGCAGGACCATCAGGGCGGTGGCGGAGAGTTTCCGCTCCGACGGGGACATGGATGTGGCAGCGGTACTGAGCGAGCTCGAGCGCGGTGAAGCACTGGTCTCCTCCCTCGACAGCAGGGGTGCACCCGTACCGGTCTCCCGGACGCTGATCCGACCACCGGAATCCCGGATTGGACCCCTGTCCGAGGAGGAACGCAGCCAGCTGGTGCTTCGGTCACCTGTGGGCGGCCGTTACGACGAAGCAGTCGATCGTGAGTCCGCCCACGAAAAGCTGCTCGAGCGGGCCCGACAGCGCGCTATGGATACGGAACAGGAGCTTGCAGAGGCACGCCGGCAGAAAGATGCGGCGCCACGCTCAGCCGCGAAAACCAGCAACCGCCAGAGCGTCGGGGAAGCGCTGATGAAGAGTGTCGCACGATCGGTCGGCAGTTCTCTGGGCCGGCGCCTGGTGCGCGGGCTGCTGGGATCACTGCTCAAATGA
- a CDS encoding YceI family protein, whose amino-acid sequence MKLLFATLLMVFGPAAFGAWNLDPTRSQISFVSIKAQSVAEVHRFTEVSGRISADGIATLTIQLASVDTLIPIRDQRMRETLFRTDLFPTATVLTSLDLKALDSLAPGSTLEIATEVVLNFQDRELPFTAELLVSRLSARRVVAATLKPIIVNAANLGLTDGIEALREVAGLPSISSAVPVSVVLTFNRAP is encoded by the coding sequence ATGAAGCTGCTTTTCGCGACCCTGCTGATGGTCTTCGGGCCCGCCGCATTCGGCGCCTGGAATCTTGACCCGACGCGCTCACAGATCAGCTTCGTGTCGATCAAGGCTCAAAGTGTCGCGGAAGTGCACCGGTTCACCGAGGTGTCGGGGAGGATTTCCGCAGACGGCATAGCCACGCTCACCATTCAGCTGGCCAGCGTGGACACCCTGATACCCATTCGCGACCAGCGCATGCGCGAGACGCTCTTCAGAACCGACCTGTTCCCGACGGCTACCGTACTGACCAGCCTCGATCTCAAAGCCCTGGATTCGCTGGCACCCGGCAGCACACTGGAGATCGCGACAGAAGTGGTCCTGAACTTTCAGGATAGAGAACTGCCATTTACCGCGGAGTTGCTCGTCTCCCGGCTCTCCGCCAGGCGGGTAGTCGCCGCGACCCTCAAGCCGATCATTGTCAATGCAGCAAATCTGGGGCTGACCGATGGGATTGAAGCGCTGCGGGAAGTCGCCGGTCTGCCGAGCATCAGCAGCGCGGTTCCGGTCAGCGTGGTCCTCACATTCAACCGGGCGCCTTAG
- a CDS encoding MBL fold metallo-hydrolase, with amino-acid sequence MKLEFYGAAGCVTGSCHVLEVNGRKVLLDCGLIQGSRKDEAGNSDPFPFDAGAVSAVVLSHAHIDHSGRLPLLVKRGFGGHIHMQNATRALCSILLTDAAGLEAGRVRRENRQLEEKGKRLLEPLYEQSHVDQVIGQSVGHPYDRVFDVVPGVRVCYRDAGHIMGSTVVSVEITEGSRKCTLVFSGDLGQFDSPILRDPQSPPAADLVLMESTYGDRLHRDRAASLVELGEVLETAWAQGGNVLIPAFAVGRSQEMLYQLGKHYDSWQIDRWQIFLDSPLAIEASQVYWEYEHLFDEEAGDVLRIDSGMPALPNLHLTRTAAESRVINRLSGGAIIIAGSGMCNGGRILHHMKQNLGRREAHLVFTGYQPPGTLGRRIIDGAESARIHGETYPIRAQVHTIGGMSAHGDQGHLLRWYEGIPGRPQVFLVHGDPDAARVLQSKLEALGADARAAAPGMTVDLGASAKAPG; translated from the coding sequence ATGAAACTTGAATTTTATGGCGCGGCCGGCTGCGTCACCGGCTCCTGCCATGTTCTCGAAGTCAATGGACGCAAAGTTCTTCTCGACTGCGGACTGATTCAGGGCAGCAGGAAAGACGAGGCCGGCAATTCCGATCCATTTCCATTTGACGCCGGAGCGGTGTCAGCCGTTGTCCTCAGCCACGCGCACATCGATCACTCGGGGCGTCTCCCGCTGCTGGTAAAGCGTGGCTTCGGCGGCCATATCCACATGCAGAACGCGACCCGGGCGCTCTGCTCAATTCTCCTCACCGATGCGGCCGGGCTCGAAGCCGGCAGAGTGCGTCGGGAGAATCGACAGCTGGAGGAAAAAGGCAAGCGGCTTCTGGAACCACTCTACGAGCAGTCGCACGTGGACCAGGTGATCGGCCAATCCGTAGGCCATCCCTATGATCGTGTCTTTGACGTAGTACCCGGTGTGCGGGTCTGCTATCGGGATGCGGGCCACATCATGGGATCGACAGTGGTGTCGGTGGAGATTACCGAAGGCTCCCGCAAGTGCACGCTGGTCTTCAGCGGGGATCTCGGTCAGTTCGACTCTCCGATACTCAGAGATCCGCAGTCGCCGCCTGCTGCCGATCTTGTGCTGATGGAGTCCACTTACGGAGACCGCTTGCACCGCGATCGCGCTGCATCACTGGTGGAACTCGGCGAGGTGCTGGAGACGGCCTGGGCGCAGGGTGGCAATGTGCTCATTCCAGCCTTCGCGGTCGGGCGCAGTCAGGAAATGCTCTACCAGCTCGGCAAGCACTACGACAGCTGGCAGATTGATCGCTGGCAGATCTTCCTGGACAGTCCGCTGGCCATCGAAGCCAGTCAGGTTTACTGGGAGTACGAACACCTATTCGACGAGGAAGCCGGGGACGTTCTGCGCATCGACAGCGGCATGCCGGCGTTACCCAATCTCCACCTCACCCGGACCGCTGCTGAGTCCAGAGTCATCAACCGGCTGTCCGGAGGGGCGATCATCATTGCCGGGAGTGGCATGTGCAATGGAGGACGAATTCTCCACCACATGAAACAGAATCTGGGCAGGCGGGAAGCCCACCTGGTGTTTACCGGCTATCAGCCGCCCGGGACGCTCGGCCGAAGAATCATCGATGGCGCGGAATCCGCCCGCATTCACGGCGAGACCTACCCGATCCGGGCCCAGGTCCACACGATCGGCGGCATGTCCGCGCACGGCGACCAGGGCCATCTGTTGCGCTGGTACGAGGGTATTCCGGGTCGTCCACAGGTGTTCCTGGTTCACGGGGACCCGGATGCGGCCCGCGTACTGCAGAGCAAACTCGAAGCGCTGGGTGCGGATGCCCGGGCAGCCGCACCCGGGATGACGGTGGATCTCGGTGCGTCTGCTAAGGCGCCCGGTTGA
- a CDS encoding class I SAM-dependent methyltransferase, which yields MDLNQLVSRVPVVPWSGTSKIPWNDPSFSERMLQEHLDQSHGAASRPLALIDRQVRWIHQELLQSRPQRILDLGCGPGFYCAGLGALGHRCVGIDYGPAAIAHAQSQADALPIDYCLADIRCGGYGQNYDAALLIFGEFNAFAPEDAIAILRHAREALAPGGLLILEPHTEDYIRRSGQRPPNWFSAPRSVFSSNPHVCLHESQWHPQERASTDRYFVLEDGAARPCEYISTHQAYSDAEYEALLREAGFSTTRRHESLSGGWDPDQTGLFVIVAIA from the coding sequence ATGGATCTCAATCAGCTCGTCTCGCGGGTGCCCGTCGTGCCCTGGAGTGGTACATCGAAAATTCCCTGGAATGATCCATCGTTCAGTGAGCGAATGCTGCAGGAGCATCTGGACCAGAGTCACGGCGCCGCCAGCCGACCACTGGCACTGATCGATCGACAGGTTCGCTGGATCCACCAGGAGCTTCTCCAGAGCAGACCGCAACGGATTCTCGATCTCGGCTGCGGACCCGGATTCTACTGCGCCGGGCTGGGCGCGCTCGGCCATCGGTGCGTTGGTATCGACTATGGCCCGGCTGCCATCGCTCATGCCCAATCTCAGGCGGACGCACTACCGATAGACTATTGCCTCGCGGACATACGCTGTGGCGGATACGGACAGAACTATGATGCCGCACTGCTCATCTTCGGCGAGTTCAATGCATTCGCACCGGAAGATGCCATTGCCATACTCCGGCATGCCCGTGAGGCCCTTGCTCCGGGTGGCCTCCTCATCCTCGAACCACACACCGAAGACTACATCCGTCGCAGCGGGCAGCGCCCGCCTAACTGGTTCAGTGCGCCGCGAAGCGTGTTCAGCAGCAACCCCCACGTCTGTCTCCACGAAAGCCAGTGGCATCCCCAGGAACGTGCCAGCACGGACCGCTATTTCGTGCTGGAGGATGGCGCTGCTCGACCCTGTGAATACATCAGCACACACCAGGCTTACTCGGATGCCGAGTACGAAGCGCTGCTCCGCGAAGCTGGTTTTTCAACGACCCGCCGACACGAATCACTCAGTGGCGGCTGGGATCCGGATCAGACCGGTCTGTTCGTGATCGTCGCCATCGCCTGA
- a CDS encoding DUF4345 family protein — translation MMLLTMKILVGLIALLFLSMGGNLLLNPGEAAASFALTPVGEAGLNTLRSDFAGLFLASCLFLILGLVQGRGVWLQVVAILMLLIAAGRLLGFVVDGAPVPANIQAFVAEIVIAAILLVTDRIMIARSTAATVS, via the coding sequence ATGATGCTGCTGACTATGAAAATCCTGGTAGGGCTGATCGCTCTGCTGTTCCTGTCCATGGGTGGGAACCTTCTGCTCAATCCGGGGGAAGCGGCTGCCAGCTTCGCGCTTACCCCGGTCGGTGAAGCGGGTCTCAACACGCTGCGCAGTGATTTCGCCGGCCTGTTTCTCGCGTCCTGCCTGTTTCTGATTCTGGGCCTGGTGCAGGGAAGGGGGGTATGGTTGCAGGTCGTGGCCATTCTCATGCTGCTGATCGCAGCAGGACGTCTGCTCGGGTTCGTGGTGGACGGCGCACCGGTGCCGGCAAATATTCAGGCCTTCGTCGCCGAAATCGTCATCGCCGCCATCCTGCTGGTGACTGACCGGATCATGATTGCCCGGAGTACCGCAGCCACCGTCTCCTGA
- the gltX gene encoding glutamate--tRNA ligase: MSVRTRIAPSPTGDPHLGTAYMALFNWVFARSQGGQFILRIEDTDVARSTPESEQMILDSLRWLDIDWDEGPDKGGPHGPYRQSARTHIYQEHAQKLIASGHAFHCFCSAERLDEMRAAQQAAGENTRYDGLCLGLSVQEIRQRLGAGEPHVIRMKVPEEGVCSFDDVLRGSIEIPYAQVDMQVLIKDDGFPTYHLAVVVDDHLMEITHILRGEEWINSVPKHLLLYQYFGWQAPVLCHLPLLRNPDRSKLSKRKHPTSVNYYRRIGILPEALRNYLGLMGWSMPDEREVFTPSEMATDFELQRIHLGGPVFDLDKLSWLNGQYLRALTPDQFMDRVAQWALNRENLSALVPLLQARTVRLADLPGQVDYLLGDRRPLAAEDFTGGNLDGEVLVQVLDHLSRELDALRHWERDRLLQICQSLADWMELKIRDFLHPVFIAVSGRTVSLPLFDSMVFLGSDLTRVRIREALAVLGVSKKQAKRLEKLYQGYRHSLAEPRA; this comes from the coding sequence ATGAGCGTCCGCACCCGAATAGCCCCTTCCCCGACCGGTGATCCACACCTCGGGACCGCCTACATGGCACTGTTCAACTGGGTCTTCGCCCGCAGTCAGGGTGGCCAGTTTATTCTGCGCATAGAAGATACGGATGTGGCCCGCAGCACGCCGGAATCCGAGCAGATGATCCTCGATTCACTGCGCTGGCTCGACATTGATTGGGATGAGGGTCCGGACAAAGGCGGCCCGCACGGACCCTACCGGCAGAGCGCCCGCACGCACATCTATCAGGAACACGCGCAGAAACTCATCGCCAGCGGCCACGCGTTTCACTGTTTCTGCTCTGCCGAGCGGCTCGATGAAATGCGCGCTGCGCAACAGGCAGCCGGTGAAAATACCCGTTATGACGGCCTCTGCCTCGGTCTGTCGGTGCAGGAAATCCGCCAGCGGCTGGGTGCGGGAGAGCCTCATGTGATCCGCATGAAGGTGCCTGAGGAGGGTGTGTGCAGCTTCGATGACGTGTTGCGCGGGTCCATCGAGATTCCCTACGCTCAGGTCGACATGCAGGTGCTGATCAAGGATGACGGTTTTCCGACTTATCATCTCGCGGTTGTGGTGGACGATCACCTGATGGAGATCACTCACATCTTAAGGGGTGAAGAGTGGATCAATTCCGTGCCGAAGCACCTCCTTCTCTACCAGTACTTCGGATGGCAGGCCCCCGTGCTCTGTCACCTGCCGCTGCTGCGCAATCCGGACAGGAGCAAGCTTTCGAAGCGCAAGCACCCGACCAGCGTCAACTACTACAGGCGGATCGGCATACTCCCGGAAGCACTGCGCAACTACCTCGGGCTGATGGGCTGGTCGATGCCGGATGAGCGGGAAGTCTTCACGCCGAGTGAGATGGCGACGGATTTCGAATTGCAGCGTATTCATCTCGGTGGCCCCGTCTTCGATCTCGACAAGCTGTCCTGGCTCAACGGACAGTACCTGCGCGCGCTGACACCCGATCAGTTCATGGATCGGGTCGCGCAATGGGCACTCAACAGGGAGAATCTCTCTGCCCTGGTACCGCTGCTGCAGGCGCGCACGGTGCGGCTCGCAGATCTGCCCGGTCAGGTCGACTATCTGCTTGGAGACCGGCGTCCCCTTGCTGCGGAGGATTTCACCGGCGGGAATCTGGATGGCGAAGTGCTGGTCCAGGTCCTCGACCACCTGAGTCGGGAACTGGATGCGTTGCGACACTGGGAGCGGGACCGGCTGTTGCAGATCTGCCAGAGTCTGGCCGACTGGATGGAGCTGAAGATCCGCGACTTCCTGCATCCGGTATTTATAGCGGTATCCGGGCGCACCGTGTCTCTGCCTCTGTTCGATTCGATGGTGTTTCTGGGTTCCGATCTCACCCGGGTGCGGATTCGAGAGGCACTTGCCGTTCTCGGTGTATCCAAGAAGCAGGCGAAGCGACTGGAAAAACTCTACCAGGGCTATCGGCATTCACTGGCAGAGCCTCGCGCCTAG
- a CDS encoding DUF3570 domain-containing protein has protein sequence MDVTDFLRAVQSEVRHERGRRLTRVGLIGRLLCFFIGMQLTLTAGSTQAAILPEDRSDVMYHGYDGGGLQVNGPSVLVRKSIKDKVSIWGNYYVDMISSASIDVVTTASAYEEQRDEMSVGVDYLHGKTFMGFSYTNSEESDYSANSARFGISQDFFGDLTTLGISYTRGWDEVRRNGDDLFREDTDRQGYRVDLSQVITKNFILNLNYEAVTDEGFLNNPYRQVRFLDASSARGYSYEAEIYPRTKTSSATAIRGMYYLPYRAALKGEFRYYSDTWGTTGWNAEVAYVHPVTESFTVEGKYRYYQQTEADFYADLFPYSRSQNFMARDKELAAYSSHTIGLGVSYKFRMPWVSFLKRGEVSLFMDYLLLDYDNFTDLRVTDTAPGEEPLYSLDSTIIRAFISFWY, from the coding sequence GTGGATGTAACTGATTTCCTGCGGGCGGTACAAAGCGAGGTGCGCCATGAGCGAGGAAGAAGGCTCACCCGGGTCGGTCTCATCGGCCGCCTTCTGTGTTTTTTCATCGGCATGCAGCTGACTTTGACCGCAGGCAGCACCCAGGCTGCCATCCTTCCGGAAGACCGCAGCGATGTGATGTATCACGGCTACGATGGTGGTGGTCTGCAGGTCAATGGACCGTCTGTACTGGTTCGCAAGAGTATCAAGGACAAAGTGTCGATCTGGGGCAACTACTATGTGGACATGATTTCCAGTGCGTCGATCGACGTGGTGACCACGGCGAGCGCCTATGAGGAACAGCGCGACGAAATGAGCGTCGGTGTCGACTATCTTCATGGCAAGACGTTCATGGGCTTCTCCTATACCAACAGCGAAGAAAGTGACTACTCGGCAAACAGTGCCCGCTTCGGCATCAGTCAGGATTTCTTCGGTGACCTGACCACGCTCGGAATCAGCTACACCAGAGGCTGGGACGAAGTCCGTCGTAACGGCGATGATCTCTTCAGGGAAGACACGGACCGGCAGGGCTACCGGGTGGACCTTTCCCAGGTGATTACCAAAAATTTCATTCTGAACCTCAATTATGAAGCGGTGACAGACGAAGGCTTTCTGAACAATCCCTATCGCCAGGTCCGTTTTCTGGATGCCAGTTCCGCCAGGGGCTACAGCTACGAAGCGGAAATCTACCCCCGGACCAAGACTTCCAGTGCGACCGCCATTCGAGGCATGTACTACCTGCCTTATCGCGCCGCGCTGAAGGGCGAATTCCGTTATTACTCGGACACCTGGGGGACCACCGGCTGGAATGCGGAAGTTGCCTATGTGCATCCCGTGACCGAGTCTTTCACGGTGGAGGGCAAGTACCGCTACTACCAGCAGACCGAAGCGGATTTCTATGCGGATCTCTTCCCGTACTCCCGGTCACAGAATTTCATGGCGCGGGACAAGGAACTTGCCGCGTACAGCAGCCACACGATCGGACTCGGGGTCAGCTACAAATTCAGGATGCCCTGGGTTTCTTTCCTCAAGAGAGGTGAGGTGAGTCTGTTCATGGACTATCTGCTCCTGGACTACGACAACTTCACGGACCTGCGGGTCACGGATACTGCACCAGGAGAGGAACCGCTCTACAGCCTCGATTCAACCATCATCAGAGCCTTCATCTCGTTCTGGTACTGA
- a CDS encoding DUF4266 domain-containing protein, whose product MNRKVLSVLLAAAVFSAGGCGSFEIKPWVSPYERNNLADPIMSFNRDPVAAAYLHHVYQAREGARGAEGGGGGGCGCN is encoded by the coding sequence ATGAACAGAAAAGTACTTTCGGTATTGCTGGCGGCTGCGGTGTTCTCAGCGGGTGGTTGTGGATCCTTTGAGATCAAACCCTGGGTCAGTCCTTACGAGCGCAATAACCTGGCTGATCCGATCATGAGCTTCAATCGTGATCCCGTTGCAGCGGCCTATCTGCATCATGTGTATCAGGCACGGGAAGGCGCGCGAGGTGCGGAAGGTGGCGGTGGAGGCGGCTGTGGATGTAACTGA
- a CDS encoding outer membrane beta-barrel domain-containing protein: MESRIQHILLTLGIAAVLLPVYAGAATNPDELELEPLVVREPERREVKIDRIDTENFEIGGYGGLLNVENFGTNSTLGFRGAYHVTETFFIEGQYGTTTLGETSYERLSGGAALLTDDQRDLTYYNVSLGINLFPGESFLGSRWAFKGGLYLIGGVGSTDFAGDERFTINAGVGYRLIATDWLAFHVTVRDHFFQSDLLGVEEDYHNIEFTGALSLFF, translated from the coding sequence ATGGAAAGCAGGATTCAGCATATTCTTCTGACCCTGGGTATCGCGGCGGTACTACTGCCGGTGTACGCGGGCGCAGCCACCAATCCGGACGAACTGGAGCTCGAACCTCTGGTCGTGCGCGAGCCCGAGCGCCGGGAAGTGAAGATCGACAGAATCGATACTGAGAACTTCGAGATCGGCGGCTATGGCGGGTTGCTGAACGTGGAGAATTTCGGCACCAATTCCACGCTTGGTTTCAGAGGCGCATACCATGTGACCGAAACCTTCTTCATCGAAGGGCAGTATGGCACCACGACTCTGGGTGAAACCAGCTATGAGCGACTCAGTGGTGGTGCTGCGCTGCTCACCGACGATCAGAGAGACCTTACGTACTACAACGTTTCCCTGGGTATCAATCTGTTTCCGGGAGAATCGTTTCTCGGCAGCAGATGGGCGTTCAAAGGCGGTCTCTATCTGATTGGCGGTGTAGGCAGCACCGACTTTGCAGGCGACGAGAGATTCACGATAAATGCCGGGGTCGGTTACCGGCTTATAGCGACCGACTGGCTGGCGTTCCACGTCACCGTGCGCGATCACTTCTTTCAGTCCGACCTCCTCGGTGTGGAAGAGGACTATCACAACATCGAGTTTACCGGCGCGCTGTCGCTGTTCTTCTAG